Proteins from one Macrobrachium rosenbergii isolate ZJJX-2024 chromosome 14, ASM4041242v1, whole genome shotgun sequence genomic window:
- the LOC136845582 gene encoding uncharacterized protein → MDSTASEELGTTAKGSLTSSNEDEKAIEKLEKKASELKGMVTAKRKKLSILKKAARILSGLTALLARNRLKRDSPSVSLFELKRPFFIDLSGPDNVRITPYCDINQENALKGTPAFLLLKMMNDIMFIAEGPTEQFDCLVAMLEEFQNLLGNEILYIPSSANSEIREAIRNVNSSVQNLNESAKSALKNMETELSNISKDFEEKGNIDTLTNKAAFIT, encoded by the exons ATGGACTCCACAGCATCTGAAGAATTAGGCACTACAGCAAAAGGGAGTTTGACTTCGAGCAATGAAG ATGAGAAAGCGATTGagaaacttgaaaagaaagcGAGCGAGCTTAAAGGGATGGTCACagctaaaagaaagaaattatcgattctCAAGAAGGCCGCGAGAATCCTGTCAGGTCTGACAGCTCTGCTTGCCAGGAACAGACTGAAAAGAGATTCCCCCTCTGTCTCGTTATTCGAGTTAAAGAGACCATTTTTCATTGATCTGAGTGGTCCGGATAACGTCAGGATAACTCCTTACTGTGATATAAATCAGGAAAACGCTCTGAAAGGTACACCAGCCTTTCTGTTGTTGAAAATGATGAATGACATTATGTTTATTGCTGAGGGACCAACCGAACAATTTGATTGTCTCGTTGCAATGCTCGAGGAATTTCAAAATCTATTAGGAaacgaaattttatatattccatcgTCTGCCAACAGCGAAATAAGAGAAGCCATCCGGAATGTCAACTCTTCTGTTCAGAACTTGAATGAAAGTGCCAAAAGTGCATTGAAGAATATGGAAACAGAACTATCAAATATAAGCAAGGATTTTGAAGAAAAAGGGAATATAGACACATTAACAAATAAGGCTGCATTTATAACGTGA